The nucleotide sequence TAACTGCACATACACTATTACAAAAACTGGCTCATACGACGGTACAGCCTTGAAAATTGGTCCCGGCGCTACCGTTTGTATTCAGGCGGGTAATTACGATTATCTACGGCTCAACAACTTCGTAGGTACGGCCGATAACCCAATCAAATTTGTGAATTGTGGCGGCTTGGTGGACGTAAACTATCCAACCGGCTCAACAACAGGTATTGCTTTTCAAGGCTGTCGCTACTTCCGAATCACGGGAACCGGCGATAGCAATTATTCATACGGTATCCGGATATCGAAGACTGGCCAGAGTATTTCCGGACTAAATATTACGACGTTAAGCACTGATTGCGAGGTCGATCACCTGGAAGTGTCGAACACGGGCTTTGCGGGAATCATGATCAAAACCGATCCAACCTGCGATCCGGCAACGCAGCGGGGAAACTTCACGATGTATAATGTGAAGGTGCACCATAACTACGTTCACGATACGATAGGCGAGGGCTTTTATATAGGAAACTCTTTCTGGAACAATGGGCACCCACGCACCTGCGAGGGCCAGAGCGTAAGGCTGCCTCCGCACGAAATAATTGGTTTGGAAATCAGCTACAACCGGTCAGAAAATACCGGCTGCGAGGGAATTCAGTATGCCTGTGCTCCTAACTCCAGGGTTCACCATAACACGGTAATTAATGCCGGAATTCAGCCCTTTGACCCGAATCAGGATAATGGCGTGCAGATTGGGGGCGGGGTAAGCGGCTGGTTTTACAACAACACCATTCAGAAGGCAGCAGGCGTAGGGCTGATTATCGTCGGTCACCTGGGCCCCAATTATGCGTACAATAATATCATCACCAATACGGGCGAAAACGGAATTTTCGTAGATGAGCGGACGGGGACATTAGCCAACGTAGACATCGTGTTAGCCAACAATACAGTAATCACGACTGCTAATGAAGGTATTCAGCTATACAACGAAACGCAGAATAACTACATCTTTAATTCGGTTATTCTGAATCCAGCCGACGGCAAGTTTATTTCGACGCTGAATAAAGATGTTCATTATACCGCCCAGAACAACTTCACTTCAATGAATATCGGAGACGCCAGGTTTGTGAACGCAACTGGTGGGGATTATCATCTGGCGGCTGGGTCTCCTCTGATCGATGCTGGGCAAAATATGAGCCGGTATGGTGTCACTACTGACTTATCCGACATAAGCCGTTTGTTAA is from Spirosoma taeanense and encodes:
- a CDS encoding right-handed parallel beta-helix repeat-containing protein, giving the protein MKIGPGATVCIQAGNYDYLRLNNFVGTADNPIKFVNCGGLVDVNYPTGSTTGIAFQGCRYFRITGTGDSNYSYGIRISKTGQSISGLNITTLSTDCEVDHLEVSNTGFAGIMIKTDPTCDPATQRGNFTMYNVKVHHNYVHDTIGEGFYIGNSFWNNGHPRTCEGQSVRLPPHEIIGLEISYNRSENTGCEGIQYACAPNSRVHHNTVINAGIQPFDPNQDNGVQIGGGVSGWFYNNTIQKAAGVGLIIVGHLGPNYAYNNIITNTGENGIFVDERTGTLANVDIVLANNTVITTANEGIQLYNETQNNYIFNSVILNPADGKFISTLNKDVHYTAQNNFTSMNIGDARFVNATGGDYHLAAGSPLIDAGQNMSRYGVTTDLSDISRLLSSAYDVGAYEYVATSSTPLPVELLSFTAKPQGQQVQLAWATTSERDADRFEVQRSHDLSEFVTLGEVKAKGNTSQRQYYGLLDGRPLDGVNYYRLRQVDQDGKTAYSKIISAVIDELSPSLELLGNPIDGRLIQASVRNLPGANYHLSTLTGRELMVNSDLQPDGVLTLTPAQPLPAGVYLLWTNNSATRLVQKIVVY